The following coding sequences are from one Novosphingobium sp. KACC 22771 window:
- a CDS encoding LysR family transcriptional regulator, which translates to MIDPRALRTFHEVCRAGSITGAARALNISQPSVSSAIALLEARLGAVLFERTRAGIVLTAAGHALQARAQMLEHLLRDAQAEVSAAAEGLSGPLRIGGTPGALVSLLPAAMARFEDSLSQITLSVLERADRELTAMLREGDIELAFVTTAMEEPDEDIAERTLARDPFALIVGPEGGDWPSPFSLKQADRLRWVLPEAQGAFRRQVDALFAAAGVPVPRDAIRCDSLLTTKALVRDCRRVTILPMRVAASELSMGVLRALPIAEAAFERSVGVRWLKQRGMSPLAGALVRELEGDSIG; encoded by the coding sequence ATGATCGATCCGCGCGCCCTTCGCACCTTTCACGAAGTCTGCCGCGCGGGCTCGATCACGGGGGCGGCGCGCGCGCTCAACATTTCCCAACCCTCGGTGTCCAGCGCGATCGCCTTGCTCGAGGCGCGGCTGGGCGCGGTGCTGTTTGAGCGCACCCGCGCGGGCATCGTGCTGACGGCGGCGGGCCATGCCTTGCAGGCGCGCGCGCAAATGCTCGAACACCTGCTGCGCGATGCGCAGGCCGAGGTGAGCGCGGCAGCCGAGGGCCTTTCCGGTCCCTTGCGCATCGGCGGCACGCCCGGCGCGCTGGTCAGCCTGCTGCCCGCCGCCATGGCGCGTTTTGAGGACAGCCTCTCGCAGATCACGCTGAGCGTGCTGGAGCGCGCCGACCGCGAATTGACCGCCATGCTGCGCGAAGGCGATATCGAACTGGCCTTTGTCACCACCGCGATGGAGGAGCCGGACGAGGATATTGCCGAACGCACGCTGGCGCGCGATCCCTTTGCGCTGATCGTCGGGCCGGAGGGCGGCGATTGGCCCAGCCCCTTTTCGCTGAAACAGGCCGACCGGCTGCGCTGGGTCCTGCCCGAGGCGCAGGGCGCATTCCGGCGTCAGGTCGATGCGCTGTTTGCCGCCGCCGGGGTGCCGGTGCCGCGCGATGCGATCCGTTGCGATTCGCTTCTGACCACCAAGGCGCTGGTGCGCGATTGCCGCCGCGTGACGATCCTGCCCATGCGCGTGGCGGCCAGCGAACTGTCGATGGGCGTGCTGCGCGCGCTGCCGATTGCCGAGGCCGCGTTTGAGCGCAGCGTGGGCGTGCGATGGTTGAAACAGCGCGGCATGTCGCCCTTGGCGGGTGCGTTGGTTCGAGAGCTTGAGGGCGATTCCATAGGCTGA
- a CDS encoding amidohydrolase family protein — protein MTTLFTNIRIFDGTPNASRAGQVLIEGERIARVAYDPETIEAPGATIIDGQGGTLMPGMVEAHAHLTWASSVEKIYHAFILPPEELEVAATRNARVLLDHGFTSAYSAGALGDGIEVRLAAKINAGETPGPRLIPSTLERSPEGAEGVDTGDVFNGRGPEAMRAFMKYCADQGLGSVKLVISGESALKPNSHNDLLYTVEEMDAAREAAKEYGLWIATHAYTDEAVDLALRAGARIIYHASYIGERTAEKLAAHKDEVFYGPGCGVSVAALEASPPPHIDMSHMKHSAAERMELEGKLVPALKAMGMRILIGGDYGFPFNPNGRNARDLQHFVDYFGYSPVEALAAATSLGGELMGIDVGRIAQGYLADLLLVDGDPTQDVSILQGKDNLKAIMKGGAFHKAPLETVTA, from the coding sequence GTGACCACGCTCTTTACCAATATTCGCATTTTCGACGGGACGCCCAACGCTTCGCGCGCGGGACAGGTCCTGATCGAGGGAGAGCGGATCGCCAGGGTCGCCTATGACCCCGAAACGATCGAGGCACCCGGCGCGACCATCATCGATGGTCAGGGCGGCACGCTGATGCCCGGCATGGTCGAGGCGCATGCCCATCTGACCTGGGCCTCGTCGGTCGAAAAGATCTATCACGCCTTCATCCTGCCGCCCGAAGAGCTGGAAGTGGCCGCCACGCGCAATGCCCGCGTGCTGCTCGACCATGGGTTTACCAGCGCCTATTCCGCAGGCGCGCTGGGCGACGGGATCGAGGTGCGCCTTGCAGCGAAAATCAACGCCGGTGAAACGCCCGGCCCCCGCCTGATCCCCTCCACGCTGGAACGCAGCCCCGAGGGCGCCGAGGGCGTGGACACGGGCGACGTGTTCAACGGTCGCGGGCCGGAGGCCATGCGCGCCTTCATGAAATATTGCGCCGATCAAGGCCTCGGCTCGGTCAAGCTGGTGATTTCTGGCGAGAGCGCGCTCAAACCGAACAGCCACAACGACCTGCTCTATACGGTCGAGGAAATGGACGCGGCGCGTGAGGCGGCCAAAGAATATGGCCTCTGGATCGCCACCCATGCCTATACGGACGAGGCGGTCGATCTGGCCCTGCGCGCGGGCGCCCGCATCATCTATCACGCCAGCTATATTGGCGAACGCACGGCTGAAAAGCTGGCCGCGCACAAGGACGAGGTGTTCTATGGCCCCGGCTGCGGCGTGTCCGTGGCCGCGCTCGAAGCCAGCCCTCCGCCCCATATCGACATGAGCCACATGAAGCACAGCGCGGCGGAACGCATGGAGCTGGAAGGCAAGCTGGTGCCTGCCCTCAAAGCCATGGGCATGCGCATCCTGATCGGCGGGGACTATGGTTTCCCCTTCAACCCCAATGGCCGCAACGCGCGCGACCTTCAGCATTTCGTCGATTACTTCGGCTACAGCCCGGTTGAGGCGCTGGCCGCCGCCACCTCGCTGGGCGGCGAGTTGATGGGGATCGACGTGGGCCGGATTGCGCAAGGCTATCTGGCCGACCTGCTGCTGGTCGATGGCGATCCGACGCAGGATGTCTCGATCCTTCAGGGCAAGGACAATCTGAAAGCAATCATGAAGGGCGGCGCCTTTCACAAGGCCCCTCTGGAAACAGTAACGGCGTAA
- a CDS encoding VOC family protein has product MKLRSIELALPKAAQAHQWMIDIWGCADGGRIDDTFYLRGSGTYPYLMAISESADNFVRSTTFVCSAERLAQVAQAATARGLNAAPCVSSDPGGGHGIVVELAEGELLRFLVDATEVAPIEGHSKASRRVMPVKLTHVVFNSVDAEASGDIVEEVLGFRVSDRTRGMVFVRCNEAHHSTAFARAGFSSLNHVAFEMEDLDAVMRGIGNMRDHGFATAWGPGRHGPGDNVYAYYIAPFGPVIEYSTPVEKVAPDYRTGEPDDWTWPDKRIDQWGVSDKDFAGLRVAEEAFRFRREWQPAPITEFSGA; this is encoded by the coding sequence ATGAAACTTCGCAGCATCGAACTGGCCCTGCCCAAGGCGGCGCAGGCGCATCAGTGGATGATCGACATCTGGGGCTGCGCCGATGGCGGGCGGATCGATGATACGTTCTATCTGCGCGGATCGGGCACCTATCCCTATCTGATGGCCATTTCGGAAAGCGCCGACAACTTCGTGCGCTCGACCACTTTCGTCTGCTCGGCGGAGCGTTTGGCGCAAGTGGCGCAGGCGGCGACCGCGCGCGGCCTCAACGCAGCCCCTTGCGTCAGCAGCGATCCGGGCGGCGGCCATGGCATCGTGGTCGAGCTGGCCGAGGGTGAATTGCTGCGTTTTCTGGTGGACGCAACCGAAGTCGCGCCCATCGAAGGCCATTCCAAGGCCAGCCGCCGCGTGATGCCGGTCAAGCTCACCCATGTCGTGTTCAATTCCGTCGATGCCGAGGCCAGCGGCGACATTGTCGAGGAAGTCCTCGGCTTCCGCGTTTCCGACCGCACGCGCGGCATGGTCTTTGTCCGCTGCAACGAGGCGCATCATTCGACCGCCTTTGCCCGCGCCGGTTTCTCCTCGCTCAACCATGTCGCCTTTGAGATGGAAGACCTCGACGCGGTCATGCGCGGCATCGGCAATATGCGCGATCATGGCTTTGCCACGGCATGGGGTCCGGGCCGCCATGGGCCGGGCGACAATGTCTATGCCTATTACATCGCGCCGTTTGGTCCGGTGATCGAATATTCCACCCCGGTGGAAAAGGTCGCCCCCGATTACCGCACCGGCGAGCCCGATGACTGGACCTGGCCCGACAAGCGCATCGACCAGTGGGGCGTGTCGGACAAGGATTTTGCCGGACTTCGCGTGGCCGAGGAAGCGTTCCGTTTCCGCCGCGAATGGCAACCGGCGCCCATCACCGAATTTTCAGGAGCATAA
- a CDS encoding fumarylacetoacetate hydrolase family protein, translating to MRYVSFTRPDGKASFGRLDGQTVFDLGGAHASLKAAIAAGALASLADGEAFALDAVRLLPVIPDPDKILCVGLNYATHVAETGREQKEHPAIFTRYADSLIAQGEPMVRPPESERFDYEGELAIVIGKKGRRIAPEDAWDHIAGYAPFNDGSVRDWQRHNIQFTPGKTWPGTGGFGPALVTPDEIADLGAQRVQTRLNGELVQDQPISDMIWDIPKVIAYCSTFTDLNPGDVIATGTPGGVGDKRKPPLYMKAGDVVEISVGVIGTLTNPVIDEI from the coding sequence ATGCGTTATGTGTCTTTCACCCGCCCCGACGGCAAGGCCAGCTTTGGCCGCCTTGATGGGCAAACCGTGTTCGATCTGGGCGGCGCCCATGCCAGTCTGAAGGCCGCGATTGCGGCGGGCGCTCTTGCCTCGCTGGCCGATGGCGAGGCTTTCGCGCTGGACGCGGTGCGTTTGCTGCCGGTGATCCCCGATCCGGACAAGATCCTCTGCGTTGGCCTCAATTACGCCACCCACGTGGCCGAAACGGGGCGCGAGCAGAAAGAGCATCCCGCGATCTTCACCCGCTATGCCGACAGCCTGATCGCGCAGGGTGAGCCCATGGTTCGCCCGCCCGAAAGCGAGCGTTTCGATTATGAAGGCGAGCTGGCCATCGTCATCGGCAAGAAGGGCCGCCGCATCGCGCCCGAAGATGCTTGGGATCACATCGCAGGCTATGCCCCCTTCAACGATGGCTCTGTTCGCGATTGGCAGCGCCACAATATCCAGTTCACCCCGGGCAAGACATGGCCCGGCACCGGCGGATTCGGCCCTGCTCTCGTCACCCCCGACGAGATCGCGGACCTTGGTGCCCAGCGTGTGCAGACGCGTCTGAACGGCGAATTGGTACAGGATCAGCCGATCAGCGACATGATCTGGGATATCCCCAAGGTCATCGCCTATTGCTCGACCTTTACCGACCTTAACCCCGGCGATGTCATCGCCACCGGTACGCCGGGCGGGGTGGGTGATAAGCGCAAGCCGCCGCTCTACATGAAGGCGGGCGACGTGGTGGAAATCTCGGTCGGCGTCATCGGCACGCTGACCAACCCGGTCATCGACGAAATCTGA
- a CDS encoding GlcG/HbpS family heme-binding protein, producing MITLAQAQTILSAGFAHARAQSAKPLAMVVLDAGGHPVAMAREDGATFFRADIARAKAYGALGMGADTGVLAERAKGNPTFFGGVVTTVGGDLVFSPGGVLVRADGVVVGAVGVSGDTGEMDAECAIAGITAAGF from the coding sequence ATGATTACGCTGGCTCAGGCCCAAACCATCCTTTCCGCCGGGTTTGCCCATGCGCGCGCCCAATCGGCCAAGCCTCTGGCGATGGTCGTTTTGGACGCGGGCGGCCACCCGGTCGCCATGGCGCGCGAGGATGGGGCGACCTTCTTCCGCGCCGATATTGCCCGCGCCAAGGCCTATGGCGCGCTGGGCATGGGCGCGGACACGGGCGTTCTGGCCGAAAGGGCCAAGGGCAATCCGACCTTCTTCGGCGGGGTCGTCACTACGGTGGGCGGCGATCTGGTGTTTTCGCCGGGCGGCGTGCTGGTGCGCGCCGATGGCGTGGTCGTGGGCGCCGTGGGCGTGTCGGGCGATACGGGCGAGATGGATGCCGAATGCGCGATCGCAGGCATCACGGCCGCCGGTTTTTGA
- a CDS encoding bifunctional 3-(3-hydroxy-phenyl)propionate/3-hydroxycinnamic acid hydroxylase, producing the protein MFDVAIIGCGPVGALAANLLGREGLNVVVLEKELTHYPLPRAVHLDHEMMRLFQSAGVLDRVLPDMVDTDGHLHVGASGQAIRYMGTVGMPRPFGWSNDWFFYQPELEEHLRAGFADMANVDFRKGAEFTALDQSDGPVRITYVQDGAQHQVAARWAIACDGSRSPVRKALGIKLDDLDFEEPWLVVDAEVDGPVRFPAIAGVPEQADLQRLSVMMCDPRRPATVVPGRGNHRRWELMLLPHEDDAAMMAPEKVAELLAPYIGDVPHKIVRSATYRFHGLVAESWQEGNVFLAGDAAHQTPPFFGQGMCHGCRDVANLSWKMAAIIKDHASPEILCTYQPERDPHVRGVIGAAVAAGRYICELDPAKAAARDAEMIARAQAQKGSRETAHDLIPAISTGIIHRGSAGAGERFIQPVLTDGRKLDDLTGGGWRLFTLADAAALPDGGAVSAWLAARGAQAVMVRPDHYVFGTGSAEELRKAHAAQMGLSLETAA; encoded by the coding sequence ATGTTCGATGTTGCGATTATCGGCTGCGGGCCTGTCGGCGCGCTGGCTGCGAACCTGCTCGGCCGCGAGGGGCTCAATGTGGTGGTTCTGGAAAAGGAACTCACCCACTATCCCCTGCCGCGCGCGGTGCATCTCGACCACGAGATGATGCGCCTGTTCCAATCGGCGGGCGTGCTCGACCGCGTGCTGCCTGATATGGTGGATACCGATGGGCATCTCCATGTCGGCGCCTCGGGTCAGGCGATCCGTTATATGGGCACGGTGGGGATGCCGCGCCCCTTCGGCTGGTCGAATGACTGGTTCTTTTACCAGCCCGAGCTGGAAGAGCATCTGCGCGCCGGTTTTGCCGACATGGCCAATGTGGATTTCCGCAAGGGCGCGGAATTCACGGCGCTCGATCAATCCGACGGCCCGGTGCGCATCACCTATGTTCAGGACGGCGCGCAGCATCAGGTCGCGGCCCGCTGGGCGATCGCCTGCGACGGTTCGCGCAGCCCGGTGCGCAAGGCGCTGGGGATCAAACTCGACGATCTGGATTTCGAGGAACCATGGCTGGTGGTCGATGCCGAGGTCGATGGGCCGGTGCGCTTCCCCGCCATTGCGGGCGTGCCGGAACAGGCCGATCTGCAGCGCCTCTCGGTGATGATGTGCGATCCCCGGCGGCCCGCCACGGTGGTTCCCGGGCGCGGCAACCATCGCCGCTGGGAACTGATGCTGCTTCCGCACGAGGACGATGCCGCGATGATGGCGCCCGAAAAGGTGGCCGAATTGCTGGCCCCTTATATCGGCGATGTGCCGCACAAGATCGTGCGCTCGGCCACCTATCGCTTCCACGGCCTCGTCGCGGAAAGCTGGCAGGAGGGGAATGTGTTTCTTGCCGGCGATGCCGCGCACCAGACCCCGCCCTTCTTTGGTCAGGGTATGTGCCATGGGTGCCGCGATGTGGCCAATCTCTCGTGGAAAATGGCGGCGATCATCAAGGATCACGCCTCGCCCGAAATCCTGTGCACCTATCAGCCCGAGCGCGACCCGCATGTGCGCGGCGTGATCGGGGCGGCGGTGGCCGCGGGGCGCTATATCTGCGAGCTGGACCCCGCCAAGGCCGCCGCGCGCGATGCCGAGATGATCGCCCGGGCGCAGGCGCAGAAGGGCAGCCGAGAAACCGCCCATGACCTGATCCCGGCGATTTCGACCGGCATCATCCATCGCGGAAGCGCGGGCGCGGGCGAACGCTTCATCCAGCCGGTGCTGACCGATGGGCGCAAGCTCGATGATCTGACCGGCGGTGGCTGGCGCCTGTTCACGCTGGCCGATGCGGCGGCTCTGCCCGATGGCGGCGCGGTGTCGGCATGGCTGGCGGCACGGGGCGCGCAGGCGGTAATGGTCCGCCCCGACCACTATGTCTTCGGCACGGGCAGCGCCGAAGAATTACGCAAAGCCCATGCCGCGCAAATGGGCCTCTCGCTGGAGACTGCTGCATGA